A part of Variovorax sp. HW608 genomic DNA contains:
- a CDS encoding MurR/RpiR family transcriptional regulator, translating to MELPEASDNTTVARRIAQALPRLTRAHRKMADHVLAHPLQVATQPIDELAETVGVSVATANRFARALGFDGYATFRAELVRGFEALVAPVEQLRGNLAQPSTVAEVFATSLEETQHNVEATRKSLDYAACEEAVRRILAARTVSVVGFGASGWLAGLLAHGLDSYCADVRTLAGVGGVSSAARALIRSGPEDLLVALAFPRYLVDTVTLAKTARARGTQVLAITDRPSSPLAPLADVALYAQTRSRYRPNCETGALALIEALTSAVALRAPGAFQVAGRVVETLAPWLHGAPGPQVMPPGAGTEPAQASERKKRSS from the coding sequence GTGGAACTCCCCGAAGCCAGCGACAACACCACCGTCGCGCGCCGCATCGCGCAGGCGCTGCCGCGCCTGACGCGGGCGCACCGCAAGATGGCCGACCACGTGCTCGCCCATCCGCTGCAGGTCGCCACGCAGCCGATCGACGAACTCGCGGAAACCGTGGGCGTCTCGGTGGCCACGGCGAACCGCTTTGCGCGCGCCCTGGGCTTCGACGGCTACGCGACCTTCCGGGCCGAACTGGTGCGCGGCTTCGAGGCGCTGGTCGCGCCGGTGGAGCAACTGCGCGGCAACCTCGCGCAGCCCAGCACGGTGGCCGAGGTCTTCGCCACTTCGCTGGAGGAAACCCAGCACAACGTCGAAGCGACGCGCAAATCGCTCGACTACGCGGCCTGCGAAGAGGCCGTGCGGCGCATCCTGGCGGCGCGTACCGTGTCGGTCGTCGGCTTCGGCGCCAGCGGCTGGCTCGCAGGCCTGCTGGCGCATGGCCTCGATTCCTACTGCGCCGATGTGCGCACGCTCGCCGGCGTGGGCGGCGTCAGCAGTGCCGCGCGGGCGCTGATCCGCAGCGGCCCTGAAGACCTGCTCGTCGCGCTGGCCTTTCCGCGCTACCTCGTCGATACCGTCACATTGGCCAAGACCGCCCGCGCGCGCGGCACGCAGGTGCTGGCCATCACCGACCGGCCCAGCTCGCCGCTGGCGCCGCTGGCCGACGTGGCGCTCTATGCCCAGACCCGTTCGCGCTACCGTCCGAATTGCGAAACCGGCGCGCTCGCGCTCATCGAGGCACTGACCAGCGCCGTGGCACTGCGTGCGCCCGGCGCCTTCCAGGTTGCAGGCCGGGTCGTCGAAACCCTTGCGCCCTGGCTGCATGGCGCGCCGGGGCCGCAGGTGATGCCACCCGGCGCGGGCACCGAACCTGCTCAAGCTTCCGAACGGAAAAAGCGATCCTCATGA
- the recX gene encoding recombination regulator RecX, which yields MTSKQEEGRAGPSLKGRALRLLSQREHSRAELERKLRKYEEEPGALARALDELTAKDFISEARVVQSVLHQRSARLGAARVRQELLHKGIAPEAVADAVASLKETELDRAREVWRRRFGALPQDAAERARQARFLMARGFSSAVIGKVLRADFDD from the coding sequence GTGACAAGTAAACAGGAAGAGGGAAGGGCGGGCCCGTCACTCAAGGGCCGCGCCCTGCGCCTGCTCAGCCAGCGCGAACACTCGCGCGCCGAACTCGAGCGCAAGCTTCGCAAGTACGAGGAAGAGCCCGGCGCGCTGGCCCGGGCGCTCGACGAGCTCACGGCCAAGGACTTCATCAGCGAGGCGAGGGTGGTGCAGTCGGTGCTGCATCAGCGCTCGGCCCGGCTCGGCGCCGCACGGGTGCGCCAGGAACTGCTGCACAAGGGCATCGCGCCCGAAGCCGTGGCGGATGCGGTCGCCAGCCTGAAGGAAACGGAACTGGACCGCGCACGCGAAGTGTGGCGCCGCCGCTTCGGCGCGCTGCCGCAGGACGCGGCCGAGCGCGCGCGGCAGGCGCGCTTCCTGATGGCCCGCGGCTTTTCGAGCGCCGTGATCGGCAAGGTGCTGCGCGCCGATTTCGACGACTGA
- the recA gene encoding recombinase RecA, producing the protein MDAVVKGSNLSGPNSEKAKALQAALAQIEKQFGKGTIMRLGEGEALEDIQVVSTGSLGLDIALGVGGLPRGRVIEIYGPESSGKTTLTLQVIAEMQRQGGTCAFVDAEHALDVQYAQKLGVELPDLLISQPDTGEQALEIVDSLVRSGAVDLIVVDSVAALTPKAEIEGEMGDSLPGLQARLMSQALRKLTATIKKTNCMVIFINQIRMKIGVMFGSPETTTGGNALKFYASVRLDIRRIGTIKKGDEAIGNETKVKVVKNKVSPPFKTAEFDILFGEGISREGEIIDMGVNAKLIDKSGAWYAYNGEKIGQGRDNAREFLRENRELAREIENKVRESLGIPLLAESAAEAASEKPAKGDK; encoded by the coding sequence ATGGACGCAGTCGTCAAGGGCTCGAACCTCTCCGGCCCCAACAGCGAAAAGGCCAAGGCGCTCCAGGCCGCGCTGGCCCAGATCGAAAAGCAGTTCGGCAAGGGCACGATCATGCGTCTGGGCGAGGGTGAGGCGCTGGAAGACATCCAGGTGGTCTCCACCGGCTCGCTGGGCCTGGACATCGCGCTCGGCGTCGGCGGCCTGCCGCGCGGCCGCGTGATCGAGATCTACGGTCCGGAATCCTCGGGCAAGACCACGCTCACCTTGCAGGTCATCGCCGAGATGCAGCGCCAGGGCGGCACCTGCGCCTTCGTCGATGCCGAACACGCGCTCGACGTGCAGTACGCGCAGAAGCTCGGCGTGGAACTTCCCGACCTGCTCATCAGCCAGCCCGACACCGGCGAGCAGGCGCTCGAGATCGTCGATTCGCTGGTGCGCTCCGGCGCGGTCGACCTGATCGTGGTCGACTCGGTCGCCGCGCTCACGCCCAAGGCCGAAATCGAAGGCGAAATGGGCGACTCGCTGCCCGGCCTGCAGGCCCGCCTGATGAGCCAGGCCCTGCGCAAGCTCACGGCCACGATCAAGAAGACCAACTGCATGGTCATCTTCATCAACCAGATCCGCATGAAGATCGGCGTGATGTTCGGCTCGCCCGAAACCACCACCGGCGGCAACGCGCTGAAGTTCTACGCCTCGGTGCGCCTGGACATCCGCCGCATCGGCACCATCAAGAAGGGCGACGAGGCGATCGGCAACGAGACCAAGGTCAAGGTGGTCAAGAACAAGGTGTCGCCGCCCTTCAAGACGGCCGAGTTCGACATCCTGTTCGGCGAAGGCATCAGCCGCGAGGGCGAGATCATCGACATGGGCGTGAACGCCAAGCTGATCGACAAGTCGGGCGCCTGGTATGCCTACAACGGCGAGAAGATCGGGCAGGGCCGCGACAACGCACGCGAATTCCTGCGCGAGAACCGCGAACTGGCGCGCGAGATCGAGAACAAGGTGCGCGAATCGCTGGGCATCCCGCTTCTGGCCGAATCGGCGGCCGAGGCAGCGTCCGAGAAGCCTGCGAAGGGTGACAAGTAA
- a CDS encoding MarR family winged helix-turn-helix transcriptional regulator, producing the protein MADLPSSIDHDAWRQTHLGRLLGHAMRRFDERVLSLMAHDAEVPLALSNLAARAQVSAAHIHITRHLSRDGSRLTELAERAGMTKQAMGTLVDQCEAWGLVTREPDPLDARARRVMFTADGLAWLEAFRTAVAQAESEFRASVGDEIATVVTIGLEAYAAA; encoded by the coding sequence ATGGCCGATCTACCCTCTTCCATCGACCACGACGCATGGCGTCAAACCCACCTGGGCCGTCTGCTCGGCCATGCGATGCGCCGCTTCGACGAGCGCGTGCTCAGCCTGATGGCCCACGACGCGGAGGTCCCGCTGGCGCTCTCGAACCTCGCGGCGCGCGCGCAGGTCAGCGCCGCCCACATCCACATCACGCGGCACCTGTCGCGCGACGGTTCGCGCCTGACCGAACTGGCCGAGCGCGCCGGCATGACCAAGCAGGCGATGGGCACGCTGGTCGACCAGTGCGAAGCCTGGGGCCTCGTCACGCGCGAGCCCGATCCGCTCGATGCGCGCGCCCGCCGCGTGATGTTCACCGCCGACGGCCTCGCATGGCTGGAAGCCTTCCGCACCGCGGTCGCGCAGGCCGAATCCGAATTCCGCGCCAGCGTCGGCGACGAGATCGCCACCGTAGTAACGATCGGCCTGGAAGCCTACGCGGCAGCCTAG
- a CDS encoding response regulator, producing MRILIAEDDQVLADALLRSLRTSGAAVDHVATGSQADAALMTNSEFDLLILDLGLPNMHGLDILKRLRARGSQLPVLVLTAADSVEERVKGLDYGADDYMAKPFSLQELEARVRALTRRGMGGTSNAIKHGPLVYDQAGRVATIDGKMIELSARELGLLEVLLQRAGRLVSKDQLVERLCEWGEEVSLNAIEVYIHRLRKKIEKGPVRIATVRGLGYCLEKIPS from the coding sequence ATGCGAATACTCATTGCGGAAGACGATCAGGTACTGGCCGACGCCCTGCTGCGCAGCCTGCGCACCTCCGGTGCGGCGGTCGATCATGTGGCGACGGGCTCGCAGGCCGATGCGGCCCTGATGACCAACAGCGAATTCGACCTGCTGATCCTCGACCTCGGCCTGCCCAACATGCATGGCCTCGACATCCTCAAGCGGCTGCGCGCGCGCGGCTCGCAACTGCCGGTGCTCGTGCTCACCGCCGCGGACAGCGTGGAAGAACGCGTCAAGGGCCTGGACTACGGCGCCGACGACTACATGGCCAAGCCCTTCTCGCTGCAGGAACTCGAAGCGCGCGTGCGTGCCCTCACGCGGCGCGGCATGGGCGGCACGAGCAACGCCATCAAGCACGGCCCGCTGGTCTACGACCAGGCCGGCCGCGTGGCGACCATCGACGGCAAAATGATCGAACTCTCCGCGCGCGAACTCGGCCTGCTCGAAGTGCTGCTGCAGCGCGCCGGCCGCCTCGTGAGCAAGGACCAGCTCGTCGAGCGCCTGTGCGAATGGGGCGAAGAGGTCAGCCTGAACGCGATCGAGGTCTACATCCACCGCCTGCGCAAGAAGATCGAAAAAGGCCCGGTGCGCATCGCGACCGTGCGCGGCCTCGGCTACTGCCTTGAAAAGATCCCTTCCTGA
- a CDS encoding sensor histidine kinase, translating to MKLFQRAQRSLFGEILDWMLTPLLLLVPVSIGVTWLVAQGIANAPFDRALESNIQTLARLVDVDHGRIQFALPQPAREILGGDVADRVYYQLLDEHGGLLSGEPEVPPPSSDEPPTPGVVYLRNGLIMGQQVRIASLWIAGANPEAPMALLQVAETREKQSVLATEIIKGVLLPQFAILPLAVLLIWLALVRGIKPLSVVEARIRERRPGDLSPLDESSVPLEVVPLVLSVNDLLRKLNDSIGTQKRFLADAAHQLKTPLAGLRMQADLAQREGANAEELKQSLKQIGRASVRATHTVNQLLSLARAEGNGANIGRQSCDIARLTIEVVREAVPRAIDKRIDLGYEGAQPGAAGVAIEGNPTLLKELVRNLLDNAINYTPSTPERPGVITARVLADPFGRIVMLQVEDNGPGIPEAERELVFEPFYRVLGNDADGSGLGLPIVREIARQHFATVRLEDAQPGRHPPGTLVSLRFDGNEGERRAGGPP from the coding sequence GTGAAACTTTTTCAGCGCGCCCAGCGCTCCCTGTTCGGCGAGATCCTCGACTGGATGCTCACGCCGCTGTTGCTGCTGGTGCCGGTGAGCATCGGCGTGACCTGGCTCGTGGCGCAGGGCATCGCCAACGCGCCTTTCGATCGCGCGCTCGAATCCAACATCCAGACCCTCGCGCGGCTGGTCGACGTGGACCATGGCCGCATCCAGTTCGCGCTGCCGCAGCCGGCGCGCGAGATCCTCGGCGGCGACGTGGCGGATCGCGTGTACTACCAGCTGCTCGACGAGCACGGCGGCCTGCTCAGCGGCGAACCGGAAGTCCCGCCGCCCAGTTCCGACGAGCCGCCCACGCCCGGCGTGGTCTACCTGCGCAACGGCCTGATCATGGGGCAGCAGGTGCGCATCGCTTCGCTGTGGATCGCCGGCGCCAACCCCGAGGCGCCGATGGCCCTGCTGCAGGTGGCCGAGACGCGCGAGAAGCAATCGGTGCTGGCGACGGAAATCATCAAGGGCGTGCTGCTGCCGCAGTTCGCCATCCTGCCGCTGGCGGTGCTCCTGATCTGGCTCGCGCTGGTGCGCGGGATCAAGCCGCTGTCGGTGGTGGAGGCGCGCATCCGCGAGCGTCGCCCCGGCGACCTGAGCCCGCTGGACGAATCCTCGGTACCGCTCGAAGTGGTGCCGCTGGTGCTCTCGGTCAACGACCTGCTGCGCAAGCTCAACGACTCGATCGGCACCCAGAAGCGCTTTCTCGCGGACGCCGCCCATCAACTGAAGACACCGCTGGCGGGCCTGCGCATGCAGGCCGACCTCGCGCAGCGCGAAGGCGCGAACGCGGAGGAGCTCAAGCAGTCCCTCAAGCAGATCGGCCGCGCCAGCGTGCGCGCGACCCACACGGTCAACCAGCTCCTGTCGCTCGCGCGCGCCGAGGGCAACGGCGCCAACATCGGGCGGCAGTCCTGCGACATCGCGCGGCTCACGATCGAGGTGGTGCGCGAAGCGGTGCCGCGTGCGATCGACAAGCGCATCGACCTCGGCTACGAAGGCGCCCAGCCCGGCGCGGCCGGCGTGGCGATCGAAGGCAATCCGACCTTGCTCAAGGAACTGGTGCGCAACCTCCTCGACAACGCGATCAACTACACGCCCTCGACCCCGGAGCGCCCCGGCGTCATCACCGCGCGCGTGCTGGCCGACCCGTTCGGCCGCATCGTGATGCTGCAGGTCGAGGACAACGGCCCCGGCATCCCCGAAGCCGAACGCGAGCTGGTGTTCGAGCCGTTCTACCGGGTGCTGGGCAACGACGCCGACGGATCGGGCCTGGGCCTGCCGATCGTGCGCGAGATCGCGCGCCAGCATTTCGCGACCGTGCGGCTGGAGGACGCCCAGCCGGGCCGGCATCCGCCGGGCACGCTGGTCAGCCTGCGCTTCGACGGCAACGAGGGAGAGCGCCGCGCCGGCGGGCCGCCCTAG
- a CDS encoding sporulation protein, translated as MLRLLVVLVVVANLGYYAWSQGALALFGTQPASFSEREPQRLLQQVRPQMLEIRKADPGKV; from the coding sequence ATGTTGCGGCTCCTGGTCGTTCTCGTGGTCGTCGCGAACCTCGGCTACTACGCGTGGTCGCAAGGCGCACTCGCCCTCTTCGGCACGCAGCCCGCGAGTTTCAGCGAGCGCGAGCCGCAACGCCTTTTGCAGCAGGTGCGGCCGCAGATGCTGGAGATTCGCAAGGCCGATCCCGGCAAGGTCTAG
- a CDS encoding biotin--[acetyl-CoA-carboxylase] ligase: MAAPWFEDEIANALARKLPGLCVEVVAEIDSTSSELMRRARDGSRAPVLLVAERQTAGRGRLGRSWQSAQDAQQPASLTFSLGLPLAPRDWSGLSLAVGVSVAESLDPSNAVGLALKWPNDLWLGECKLGGILIETALLQPDAPERYLVIGIGINIGPREAAGLSTAPAWLQQWRPQATPAEVLREIALPLVANVQLFDERGFVPFAPRFAARDALRGREVQLSDGTEGRCEGVGWGGELLVQTASGMKTITSAEVSVRPAPSTR, encoded by the coding sequence ATGGCCGCGCCCTGGTTCGAGGACGAGATCGCGAACGCCCTGGCGCGCAAGCTGCCGGGGCTTTGCGTCGAAGTCGTCGCCGAGATCGATTCGACCAGCAGCGAACTCATGCGGCGGGCGCGCGACGGCAGCCGCGCCCCGGTGCTGCTGGTGGCCGAACGGCAGACCGCCGGTCGCGGCCGCCTGGGCCGGAGCTGGCAAAGCGCGCAGGACGCGCAGCAGCCGGCCTCGCTGACCTTCTCGCTCGGCCTGCCGCTCGCGCCGCGCGACTGGTCGGGGCTGTCGCTCGCGGTCGGCGTGAGCGTGGCGGAAAGCCTCGACCCTTCCAATGCCGTGGGCCTCGCGCTCAAATGGCCGAACGACCTCTGGCTCGGCGAGTGCAAGCTCGGCGGCATCCTGATCGAAACCGCCCTGCTCCAGCCCGATGCGCCCGAGCGCTATCTGGTGATCGGCATCGGCATCAACATCGGCCCGCGCGAAGCCGCCGGGCTCAGCACCGCGCCGGCCTGGCTGCAGCAGTGGCGCCCGCAGGCGACGCCGGCCGAGGTGCTGCGCGAGATCGCGCTGCCGCTGGTTGCGAACGTGCAGCTCTTCGATGAGCGCGGCTTCGTTCCCTTCGCGCCGCGCTTCGCCGCACGCGACGCGCTGCGCGGGCGCGAGGTGCAGCTCAGCGACGGCACCGAAGGCCGCTGCGAAGGCGTGGGCTGGGGCGGCGAACTGCTGGTGCAGACGGCCTCCGGCATGAAGACCATCACCAGCGCCGAAGTCAGCGTGCGCCCTGCCCCTTCGACGCGATGA
- a CDS encoding SET domain-containing protein, which produces MPSKSLVSAGGRRIQTRRSDVHGNGVFAVQDIAEGETLIEYKGEVISWKEALRRHPHDPSQPNHTFYFHIDDERVIDGGVKGNAARWINHSCDPSCEADEQDGRVFIKALRNIAAGEELSYDYGLIIDEPYTKKLKSEFPCWCGSKNCRGTLLAPKPDEKKGKGKKKEAKSASKGRKDALEARKEAKKKKDKAKGAKASKSGKR; this is translated from the coding sequence ATGCCTTCCAAGTCCCTCGTTTCCGCTGGTGGCCGCCGCATCCAGACCCGGCGCTCCGACGTCCACGGCAATGGCGTTTTCGCCGTGCAGGATATCGCGGAGGGCGAAACGCTCATCGAATACAAGGGTGAGGTGATCAGCTGGAAGGAGGCGCTGCGCCGCCATCCGCACGATCCGTCGCAGCCCAACCACACCTTCTACTTCCACATCGATGACGAGCGTGTGATCGATGGCGGCGTCAAGGGCAATGCCGCGCGCTGGATCAATCATTCCTGCGACCCGAGCTGCGAAGCCGACGAGCAGGACGGCCGCGTCTTCATCAAGGCCCTGCGCAACATCGCGGCCGGCGAAGAGCTCAGCTACGACTACGGCCTGATCATCGACGAGCCGTATACGAAGAAGCTCAAGTCCGAGTTCCCCTGCTGGTGCGGCTCAAAGAACTGTCGCGGTACTTTGCTCGCGCCCAAGCCCGACGAAAAGAAGGGCAAGGGCAAGAAGAAGGAAGCCAAGAGCGCCAGCAAGGGCAGGAAGGACGCCCTCGAGGCTCGCAAGGAAGCGAAGAAGAAGAAAGACAAGGCCAAGGGCGCCAAGGCCTCGAAGTCCGGCAAGCGTTGA